A genome region from Drosophila simulans strain w501 chromosome 2R, Prin_Dsim_3.1, whole genome shotgun sequence includes the following:
- the LOC6733290 gene encoding pneumococcal serine-rich repeat protein isoform X8 encodes MDLSLERDSSALGSLFQQIINDMKNTSPLWEDFVAKAGKLHTCLRAAIQAIAAYLDAFQKIADAATNSRGASKEIGTALTRVCLRHKAVETRLKTFTSAIMDCLVQPLQERIEDWKRTVATIDKDHAKEYKRCRSELKKRSSDTLRLQKKARKGQTDGLQSLMDSHMQDVTLRRAELEEVEKKSLRAAMVEERLRYCSFVHMLQPVVHEECEVMSELGHLQEAMQSIALVTKEPSVLPQASEELIHDAKASINLYPESPGGGSGSQGGGCSNSLGSRKSSVCSISSMNSSGSSNSPGHHHYPRSLSQFVTPAIRLKPGESSDSGFCSSPALTTQTSNATNQTANVSTWPPHSQDGVDTLPPTADRPHTISTAYEKGHQRPPLTVYTFQNPETIHESGSCLNNGTAAPNGQPLSGQATPGTQKSPAASLSRPPLPVRCSSLERPLSAQSNHRQGSGNNLLQRQCPSPIPAHITKELSAAHHAQQQQQQNQQPQTPPTYVNMSELATMAALKQTNQQQKPSTPPLQQQSSIDSTSSQHSNDSTGSHQLLQQQHHQSQQNHHSATATRSHSISSTASSLHSHPSIDSTVACGSLVGQHNHSTSTNTNTTSPSSGSSTPQNHYSPLLTNSPTSTAAGTPSGSSLGPGSGLGFVYQVSSPTPPSSEVLKITEQAAAGQDQGPANSVADETDERSRASVLQKASMFEKAAAAAAVSPPAPIQIASGSPASGGGTRRSEAEQQEMDKSFEDSIQALNNLIGELDSFQREIDEGKVKPPSNIISGSTTSSNNNNTTTSSISSSDNNNLPATSNIEPCAISNQTNSSGCGTDISDTTSDELAGDDMDVRRRDRDRDRDLLGASDSELSRCYVSETSSLTGGLTAGGYENPTFAHFAANANREDAVSLASDSVCLGQPRHAYVDTCSDSGSAVVVIYDHQIPNTPDIEFVKQNSEIVVLRTKDPQPHALQLHEMRELQQLPANLAGSPDSSPDSAGGQPPPTATVAPAKQRLSSFRATSEQQLQLLGRGSPQRGKTPSEQAVQSRPQDQHFPQTQQQDIDGSSPPVELARRQLPPKPTSLSIFNGPVPTAGDRPVVPRKSDFKADLDAKIRRQKLKVKQQLQQQQQQETQQQQQAPQEQQHSPQSPPTRNCNVTNQQAANITASASESASAFATATASTDPYPNPNHRMPNQSQTATSNHTQCKTPTMALSPSSPRGHLPLSSSSLSSLPLPATTSSPSNARPSMLPASDRPPAHPYVCSNAPANPHHANSISNANAHLKPCITPRPASLSGGAAGGGSTRIGRRSSINQAKPPPPVRRSSSVTPSPNASVGLQQQPQHATLSQQNHQLSSSSEHLPPPPPFMLDAMPQIPSSALKVSETVRALAAMRHQPASPVSLRRMQQQQQQQQLQQQQVQQQQPLLQSAHNSPLNEDLTVYYDSYLDLHAYAQALASGQQPGGQQMANQQRFTHQQQHQHLHQPQPPPVYQVDATFRTSSPAAGGGGGGGIYAQPKLVNSMSSFRTSSPSPNGHAHPLPPTQPKANPNLIAQLNARLSGKQQQQHVEGIYGNQQAPGGESIYMRSGLSMSQPQQQQHYDAAQSPNMRQAHSHQHHQPPQQQHYTCPPPLEDPPPPPIYAAGASATMPKKMARPPTGQNASHSSAYAAASSTATLPKNMMQQQQQRLQQQQYQQPAGMGIGNGNGHLGQRPQLPLPQQKLRAAQQQHLAEQQQHQQHQLQQQHQQQQQHQQHQQHQQRQPPIPSRHSSVQQKIFVSTNPFIQTTAVKFHSPSASPTCGSPVTGSLASIYATTSRGGHHHQQQQAQQQQQHYYRDAAGGNSNGGAAYYNHNAHAHSQAHHPNYATSTNIEKTGSIRAKTKAEFLENLNAKLAKQGMSGRAFAVRNLINSKALPDPRICHESLMDQIKRGATLKRNQKINDRSAPKIH; translated from the exons GCGCCTCCAAGGAGATCGGCACCGCCCTGACCCGCGTTTGCCTCCGCCATAAAGCGGTTGAGACACGTCTGAAGACTTTCACCAGCGCCATCATGGATTGCCTGGTGCAGCCGCTGCAGGAAAGGATCGAGGACTGGAAGCGCACGGTGGCCACCATCGACAAAGACCATGCCAAAGAGTACAAGCGCTGTCGCAGTGAGCTAAAGAAGCGCTCCAGCGACACGCTGCGCCTGCAGAAGAAGGCGCGCAAGGGCCAGACGGACGGATTGCAGTCCCTGATGGACTCGCACATGCAGGATGTCACCCTGCGCCGGGCGGAACTGGAGGAAGTCGAGAAGAAATCCTTGAGGGCGGCCATGGTGGAGGAGCGTCTGCGCTACTGCAGCTTCGTCCACATGCTTCAGCCAGTGGTGCACGAGGAGTGCGAGGTCATGTCAGAGTTGGGTCACCTACAG GAAGCCATGCAGTCAATTGCCCTAGTAACCAAGGAGCCCAGTGTTCTGCCCCAGGCCTCCGAGGAGCTAATCCACGACGCTAAGGCCAGCATTAATCTGTACCCGGAGTCCCCGGGTGGCGGTTCCGGCTCGCAGGGCGGCGGCTGCTCCAACTCGCTGGGATCCCGAAAGAGCTCCGTCTGCTCCATCAGCAGTATGAACAGCAGCGGCTCGAGCAACTCACCCGGCCACCACCACTATCCGCGCTCCCTGTCGCAG tttgtaACGCCCGCAATTCGCTTGAAACCTGGTGAATCCAGTGATAGTGGATTTTGCTCATCGCCAGCTTTAACAACACag ACTTCGAATGCAACGAACCAGACGGCAAATGTCTCCACCTGGCCCCCACATTCCCAGGATGGCGTCGACACCCTGCCACCGACCGCTGACCGTCCGCACACGATTTCGACGGCATACGAAAAGGGTCACCAGCGTCCGCCGCTTACCGTCTACACGTTCCAAAACCCGGAGACCATTCACGAGTCGGGCAGCTGCCTGAACAACGGAACCGCAGCCCCTAATGGACAGCCGTTATCCGGACAAGCCACTCCGGGCACCCAGAAATCACCGGCTGCCTCACTTAGCCGGCCTCCCTTGCCAGTT CGCTGCTCGTCGTTGGAGCGACCCCTTTCGGCCCAGAGTAACCACCGCCAGGGTAGCGGGAATAACCTGCTGCAGCGCCAGTGCCCCTCGCCGATTCCGGCTCATATCACGAAAG AGCTGTCCGCAGCGCATCatgcacagcagcagcagcagcaaaatcagcAGCCCCAGACGCCGCCCACCTATGTGAACATGTCGGAGCTGGCCACCATGGCCGCTTTGAAGCAGACCAACCAGCAGCAAAAGCCCTCTACGCCGCctctgcagcagcagagctCCATTGACTCGACCAGCTCCCAGCATTCCAACGACTCCACCGGCTCGCatcagctcctccagcagcagcatcatcaatCGCAGCAGAATCACCACTCAGCCACTGCCACACGCTCCCATTCCATATCCTCGACGGCCTCGTCACTTCACTCGCATCCGTCGATCGACTCCACCGTCGCTTGCGGCTCGCTGGTGGGCCAGCACAACCACAGCACCAGCACCAACACGAACACCACCTCGCCGTCCAGTGGCAGCTCCACGCCACAGAACCATTACTCGCCCCTGCTAACCAACTCCCCCACGTCCACTGCCGCAGGTACTCCCAGTGGCAGCAGCTTAGGTCCTGGGTCCGGTTTGGGATTTGTCTACCAGGTCAGCTCCCCGACACCTCCCTCCAGCGAGGTGCTGAAGATCACCGAGCAGGCCGCAGCAGGACAGGATCAGGGTCCAGCCAACAGCGTAGCGGACGAGACGGATGAGCGATCAAGGGCCTCTGTCCTGCAGAAGGCTTCAATGTTCGAAaaggcggcagcagcggcagcggtcTCGCCTCCAGCTCCCATTCAGATTGCATCCGGTTCCCCAGCTTCGGGAGGCGGAACTCGACGATCCGAggcggagcagcaggaaaTGG ACAAGTCTTTCGAAGATTCAATACAAGCactaaacaatttaattggcGAACTAGACTCGTTCCAACGCGAGATCGATGAGGGCAAGGTCAAGCCGCCGAGCAACATCATAAgcggcagcaccaccagcagcaacaacaacaatacgacgaccagcagcatcagcagcagcgacaacaacaacctgcccgccaccagcaacatcgAGCCCTGCGCCATCAGCAATCAGACGAACTCGAGCGGCTGTGGAACGGACATATCCGACACCACGTCCGACGAACTGGCCGGCGACGATATGGACGTCAGGCggcgggatcgggatcgggaccGGGATCTGCTGGGCGCCAGCGATTCGGAGCTGAGTCGCTGCTATGTGAGCGAGACGAGTTCGCTGACCGGTGGCCTAACGGCCGGCGGTTACGAGAATCCCACTTTCGCGCACTTCGCGGCCAATGCGAATCGGGAGGACGCTGTTTCGCTGGCCTCCGACAGCGTTTGTCTCGGCCAGCCGCGCCACGCCTATGTGGATACCTGCAGCGACAGCGGCAGTGCCGTGGTGGTAATCTACGACCACCAGATTCCCAACACGCCCGACATTGAGTTTGTGAAGCAGAACTCCGAGATTGTAGTGCTGCGGACCAAGGATCCGCAGCCACACGCGCTGCAGCTGCACGAGATGCGCGAGCTGCAGCAGTTGCCCGCCAATTTGGCCGGTTCGCCGGACTCCTCGCCGGACTCTGCCGGTGGCCAGCCACCGCCAACAGCAACTGTGGCGCCCGCCAAGCAGCGACTCTCCTCGTTTCGCGCCACCAGtgagcagcagttgcagctccTCGGACGCGGCAGCCCGCAAAGAGGTAAAACACCCAGTGAGCAGGCGGTACAGAGCAGGCCACAGGACCAGCATTTTCCACAGACACAACAGCAGGATATTGACGGCAGTAGCCCACCAGTAGAACTTGCAAGGCGCCAGCTGCCCCCCAAGCCCACCAGCTTGAGTATTTTTAACGGCCCCGTGCCCACTGCGGGCGATAGGCCTGTCGTGCCGAGAAAGTCGGACTTTAAGGCCGATCTAGATGCTAAAATACGCAGGCAAAAGCTGAAGGTTaaacagcagttgcagcagcagcagcagcaagaaacgcagcagcagcagcaagcacCACAAGAACAGCAACACTCACCACAGTCGCCCCCAACCAGAAACTGTAATGTCACTAATCAACAAGCCGCCAATATTACTGCATCTGCATCAGAATCAGCATCTGCATTTGCAACCGCAACAGCATCCACAGACCCGTACCCGAATCCAAATCATAGAATGCCAAACCAAAGTCAGACAGCCACATCCAATCACACGCAGTGCAAGACGCCCACAATGGCATTGTCACCGTCATCACCTCGCGGCCATTTGCCATTATCATCGTCATCGCTATCGTCATTACCATTACCAGCCACCACTTCATCACCATCAAATGCCCGGCCATCGATGTTGCCCGCCAGTGACCGACCACCCGCCCATCCATATGTGTGCTCCAATGCCCCAGCCAATCCCCACCACGCCAATAGCATTTCCAATGCCAATGCCCATCTCAAGCCGTGCATTACGCCCCGGCCGGCTTCTTTGTCgg gaggagcagccggcGGTGGCTCCACGCGCATCGGGCGTCGCTCGTCTATCAATCAGGCCAAGCCACCGCCGCCAGTCAGACGCAGTTCGTCGGTGACCCCCAGTCCCAATGCCTCGGTCGGG ctgcagcagcaaccacagcaCGCGACTCTGTCGCAGCAGAATCACCAACTAAGCAGCTCCAGCGAGCACTtaccgccgccaccgccattCATGCTGGACGCCATGCCCCAGATTCCCAGCTCAGCGCTGAAAGTATCGGAGACGGTAAGAGCCCTGGCAGCCATGCGGCACCAGCCAGCATCACCTGTGTCCCTCAGACgcatgcagcagcaacagcagcagcagcagcttcagcagcaacaggtgcagcagcagcaaccccTATTGCAG TCTGCGCACAACTCCCCCCTCAATGAGGACCTGACAGTATACTACGACTCCTACTTGGATCTGCACGCCTATGCCCAGGCATTGGCCAGCGGCCAACAGCCCGGCGGTCAGCAGATGGCCAACCAGCAACGCTTtacccaccagcagcaacatcagcatctGCATCAGCCACagccaccgcccgtctaccAAGTCGATGCC ACGTTCCGCACCTCATCACCAGCCGCGGGCGGAGGGGGTGGCGGCGGCATATACGCCCAGCCCAAACTGGTCAACAGCATGTCCAGCTTCCGCACCAGCAGCCCCAGTCCCAACGGACATGCTCACCCACTGCCACCGACACAGCCAAAGGCGAATCCGAACCTAATTGCACAGCTCAATGCACGACTCAGCggcaaacagcagcagcagcacgtcGAGGGGATCTACGGCAACCAGCAGGCGCCCGGAGGAGAGTCGATCTACATGCGGAGTGGCCTGTCCATGTcgcagccgcaacagcagcaacactatGACG CTGCGCAATCGCCGAACATGAGACAGGCTCATTCccatcagcaccaccagccgccgcagcagcagcactacACCTGTCCGCCTCCTCTGGAGGATcccccaccgccgcccattTACGCCGCCGGTGCATCGGCCACGATGCCAAAGAAGATGGCCCGTCCGCCCACTGGCCAGAACGCGTCTCACTCGAGCGCCTATGCAGCAGCCTCGTCCACGGCCACGCTGCCCAAGAAtatgatgcagcagcagcagcagcggttgcagcagcagcagtatcaACAGCCGGCAGGCATGGGCATTGGCAACGGCAATGGGCACTTAGGTCAGCGTCCGCAGTTGCCGCTGCCCCAGCAGAAGCTTAGAGctgcacagcagcagcacttggcggagcagcagcaacaccagcaacatcagctgcagcagcagcatcagcaacaacagcagcaccagcaacaccaacaacaccagcaacgCCAGCCGCCCATTCCTTCACGCCACTCAAGTGTGCAGCAAAAGATATTCGTCTCCACGAATCCATTCATACAGACAACGGCCGTCAAGTTTCACTCGCCCTCGGCCTCGCCCACGTGCGGCTCGCCCGTTACTGGGTCCTTGGCCAGCATTTATGCCACAACCTCGCGTGGCGGCcaccatcaccagcagcagcaggctcagcagcagcagcagcactacTATCGCGATGCTGCCGGGGGCAACAGCAACGGCGGCGCTGCCTACTATAACCACaatgcccatgcccattcccagGCACATCATCCAA ACTATGCCACAAGCACAAATATCGAAAAGACTGGCAGTATTCGGGCCAAGACCAAGGCCGAATTCCTCGAGAATCTCAACGCGAAGCTGGCGAAGCAGGGAATGTCTGGACGAGCATTTGCCGTGCGAAATCTCATCAACAGCAAGGCCCTG CCGGACCCTCGCATCTGTCACGAATCGCTGATGGATCAAATCAAGCGCGGAGCCACCTTAAAGCGTAACCAGAAGATCAACGATCGCAGCGCTCCCAAGATACATTGA